One genomic window of Pseudomonas aeruginosa includes the following:
- a CDS encoding adenosylmethionine--8-amino-7-oxononanoate transaminase, whose protein sequence is MGLNADWMQRDLNVLWHPCTQMKDHERLPVIPIRRGEGVWLEDFEGKRYIDAVSSWWVNVFGHANPRINQRIKDQVDQLEHVILAGFSHQPVIELSERLVKITPPGLDRVFYADSGSAGIEVALKMSYHFWLNSGRPRKKRFVTLTNSYHGETIAAMSVGDVALFTETYKSLLLDTIKVPSPDCFLRPDGMCWEEHSRNMFAHMERTLAEGHDEIAAVIVEPLIQGAGGMRMYHPVYLKLLREACDRYGVHLIHDEIAVGFGRTGTMFACEQAGIAPDFLCLSKALTGGYLPMSAVLTSETVYRGFYDDYQTLRAFLHSHTYTGNPLACAAALATLDIFEEDKVIEANRALSTHMARATAHLADHPHVAEVRQTGMVLAIEMVQDKASRTPYPWQERRGLKVFQHGLERGALLRPLGSVVYFLPPYVITPEQIDFLAEVASEGIDIATRDAVSVAVSDFHPDHRDPG, encoded by the coding sequence ATGGGCCTTAACGCCGACTGGATGCAGCGCGACCTGAACGTACTCTGGCATCCCTGTACCCAGATGAAAGACCACGAACGCCTGCCGGTGATCCCGATCCGCCGCGGCGAAGGCGTCTGGCTGGAGGATTTCGAAGGCAAGCGCTACATCGACGCGGTCAGTTCCTGGTGGGTCAATGTGTTCGGTCACGCCAACCCGCGCATCAACCAGCGCATCAAGGACCAGGTCGACCAGTTGGAGCACGTGATCCTCGCCGGATTCAGCCACCAGCCGGTGATCGAGCTGTCGGAGCGACTGGTGAAGATCACCCCGCCGGGGCTCGACCGAGTGTTCTACGCCGACAGCGGCTCGGCGGGCATCGAGGTCGCGCTGAAGATGAGCTACCACTTCTGGCTCAATAGCGGCAGGCCGCGCAAGAAGCGCTTCGTCACCCTGACCAACAGCTACCACGGCGAAACCATCGCGGCGATGTCGGTGGGCGACGTGGCGCTGTTCACCGAAACCTACAAGTCGCTGCTGCTCGACACCATCAAGGTGCCCAGCCCGGACTGCTTCCTGCGTCCGGACGGCATGTGCTGGGAAGAACATTCGCGGAACATGTTCGCCCACATGGAGCGCACCCTGGCCGAAGGGCACGACGAGATCGCCGCGGTCATCGTCGAACCGCTGATCCAGGGCGCCGGCGGCATGCGCATGTACCACCCGGTCTACCTCAAGCTGCTGCGCGAAGCCTGCGACCGCTATGGCGTGCACCTGATCCACGACGAGATCGCGGTGGGCTTCGGCCGCACCGGGACGATGTTCGCCTGCGAGCAGGCCGGCATCGCCCCGGATTTCCTCTGCCTGTCCAAGGCCCTCACCGGTGGCTACCTGCCGATGTCCGCGGTGCTGACCAGCGAGACCGTCTACCGGGGCTTCTACGACGACTACCAGACCCTGCGCGCCTTCCTCCACTCGCACACCTATACCGGCAACCCGCTGGCCTGCGCCGCCGCCCTGGCGACCCTGGACATCTTCGAGGAAGACAAGGTGATCGAGGCCAACCGCGCGCTGTCCACCCACATGGCCAGGGCCACCGCGCACCTGGCCGACCACCCGCATGTCGCCGAGGTGCGCCAGACCGGGATGGTCCTGGCCATCGAAATGGTCCAGGACAAGGCATCCAGGACGCCCTACCCCTGGCAGGAGCGCCGCGGCCTGAAGGTCTTCCAGCATGGCCTGGAGCGCGGCGCGCTGCTGCGCCCGCTGGGCAGCGTGGTGTATTTCCTGCCGCCCTACGTGATTACCCCGGAGCAGATCGACTTCCTCGCCGAGGTGGCCAGCGAAGGCATCGACATCGCCACCCGCGACGCGGTCAGCGTGGCGGTCAGCGACTTCCACCCGGACCACCGCGATCCGGGCTGA
- a CDS encoding flavin monoamine oxidase family protein: MSLRWLRAAAFLMLGVFSAVALGKDKQPTAIVVGAGLAGLSAAYELQKDGWQVTVLEARPQVGGRSGLATSEWVGNQKVQPTLNAYLDTFKLKPVPAPDFVRTPSYLIDGLYYSSSDLALKQPNVAADLKRFESTLDDLSASISDPLNPASSNTLFALDQMNAARWLDKLNLSPTARLLVNQRIRSRYDEPSRLSLLYLAQQGRAYRGVDDRDLRAARLPGGSQVLAEAFVKQIKTIKTKSKVSSIVQAKDGVAVKAGSETYKADYVVLAVPLKALGQIQMTPSLSGTQMSALKGTNYGWRDQILLKFKRPVWDDKSRLSGEIFSDQGLGMIWVEPALKGGANVLINLSGDNARVLQAFGDRQMVDQVLIRMNKFYPKMRGAFAGYEIRRYSADPGTGGSYLAYGPGQVTRFWRIWEQPLSRVAFAGEHTDALYPGTIEGALRSGKRAASQVRDLYAGKTPVIEGAPMVAKAEKVAAPTTGGEKKNPFAWFTRLFD; this comes from the coding sequence ATGTCGTTAAGGTGGCTGCGCGCCGCGGCGTTTCTCATGTTGGGGGTGTTCAGCGCGGTGGCGCTGGGCAAGGATAAACAGCCTACGGCGATCGTCGTCGGCGCGGGCCTGGCAGGCCTGAGCGCGGCCTACGAATTGCAGAAGGACGGCTGGCAGGTCACGGTGCTCGAAGCGCGGCCGCAGGTGGGCGGGCGTTCCGGCCTGGCCACCAGCGAATGGGTCGGCAACCAGAAGGTCCAGCCCACGCTCAATGCCTACCTGGACACCTTCAAGCTGAAGCCGGTGCCGGCGCCGGACTTCGTCCGCACCCCCAGCTACCTGATCGACGGCCTGTACTACAGCAGCAGCGATCTCGCGCTCAAGCAGCCGAACGTCGCCGCCGACCTCAAGCGCTTCGAGTCGACCCTGGACGATCTCTCGGCATCGATCTCCGACCCGCTCAACCCTGCCTCGAGCAATACCCTGTTCGCCCTCGACCAGATGAACGCCGCGCGCTGGCTGGACAAGCTGAACCTGTCGCCGACCGCGCGCCTGCTGGTCAACCAGCGTATCCGTTCGCGCTACGACGAACCGTCGCGCCTGTCGCTGCTCTACCTCGCCCAGCAGGGCCGCGCCTACCGTGGCGTCGACGACCGCGACCTGCGCGCGGCGCGCCTGCCCGGCGGCAGCCAGGTGCTGGCGGAAGCCTTCGTCAAGCAGATCAAGACGATCAAGACCAAATCCAAGGTGTCGAGCATCGTCCAGGCCAAGGACGGCGTCGCCGTCAAGGCCGGCAGCGAGACCTACAAGGCCGACTACGTGGTTCTCGCCGTGCCGCTGAAGGCGCTCGGCCAGATCCAGATGACCCCGTCCCTGAGCGGTACCCAGATGTCCGCGCTGAAGGGCACCAACTATGGCTGGCGCGACCAGATCCTGCTGAAGTTCAAGCGTCCGGTGTGGGACGACAAGTCGCGCCTCTCCGGCGAGATCTTCAGCGACCAGGGCCTGGGCATGATCTGGGTCGAGCCGGCGCTGAAAGGCGGCGCCAACGTGCTGATCAACCTGTCCGGCGACAACGCCCGCGTGCTGCAGGCTTTCGGCGACCGGCAGATGGTCGACCAGGTGCTGATCCGCATGAACAAGTTCTATCCGAAGATGCGCGGTGCCTTCGCCGGCTACGAAATTCGTCGCTACAGCGCCGACCCGGGCACCGGCGGTTCCTACCTGGCCTACGGTCCGGGCCAGGTGACGCGCTTCTGGCGGATCTGGGAACAGCCGCTGTCGCGGGTCGCCTTCGCCGGCGAGCACACCGATGCGCTGTACCCCGGCACCATCGAGGGGGCGCTGCGCAGCGGCAAGCGCGCCGCCAGCCAGGTGCGCGACCTGTACGCCGGCAAGACGCCGGTGATCGAGGGCGCACCGATGGTGGCGAAGGCCGAGAAGGTAGCCGCACCGACGACCGGCGGCGAGAAGAAGAACCCGTTCGCCTGGTTCACCCGCCTGTTCGATTGA
- a CDS encoding cytochrome b: MQWRNTSSRYGVFSLFLHWGSALVVFGLFGLGLWMRELSYYDPWYHPAPALHKSIGILLAIALLVRIVWRFVSPPPPAPVNHGPLTRVASKLGHLALYGLLLAVIVAGYLISTADGEPISVFGWFSVPATLSGLPDQADVAGEIHLYLAWALVVFAVLHALAALKHHFVDRDPTLKRMLGRSSNDQQPR; this comes from the coding sequence ATGCAGTGGCGCAATACCTCATCCCGTTACGGCGTATTCAGCCTGTTCCTGCACTGGGGCAGCGCGCTGGTGGTCTTCGGCCTGTTCGGCCTGGGCCTGTGGATGCGCGAACTGAGCTATTACGACCCCTGGTACCACCCCGCGCCGGCGCTGCATAAAAGCATCGGCATCCTGCTGGCCATCGCCCTGCTGGTGCGGATCGTCTGGCGTTTCGTCAGCCCGCCGCCGCCGGCGCCGGTCAACCACGGTCCGCTCACGCGGGTAGCGAGCAAGCTCGGCCACCTCGCGCTGTACGGGCTGCTGCTGGCGGTGATCGTCGCGGGCTACCTGATTTCCACCGCCGACGGCGAACCGATCAGCGTATTCGGCTGGTTCTCCGTGCCGGCGACCCTCAGCGGGCTGCCCGACCAGGCGGACGTCGCGGGTGAAATCCATCTCTACCTGGCCTGGGCGCTGGTGGTCTTCGCCGTCCTCCATGCCCTGGCCGCCCTCAAGCATCACTTCGTCGACCGCGACCCGACCCTAAAGCGCATGCTCGGTCGCTCGTCGAATGATCAACAACCACGTTAA
- a CDS encoding YceI family protein has product MLKKTLAALALGSALFTAGQAMAADYKIDKEGQHAFIEFRIKHLGYSWLYGRFNDFDGSFTFDEKNPSADKVKVTINTNSVDTNHAERDKHLRSGDFLNVSKNPTATFESTEVKANGDSADITGNLTLNGVTKPVTIKAKLIGQGDDPWGGYRAGFEGSATLKLKDFGIKMDLGPASQEVELLLSVEGIRQ; this is encoded by the coding sequence ATGCTGAAGAAGACCCTTGCCGCGCTGGCGCTCGGCTCCGCACTGTTCACCGCCGGCCAGGCAATGGCCGCGGACTACAAGATCGACAAGGAAGGCCAGCACGCCTTCATCGAGTTCCGCATCAAGCACCTGGGCTATAGCTGGCTGTACGGCCGCTTCAACGACTTCGACGGCAGCTTCACCTTCGACGAGAAGAACCCGTCGGCCGACAAGGTCAAGGTGACCATCAACACCAACAGCGTGGACACCAACCATGCCGAGCGTGACAAGCACCTGCGCAGCGGTGATTTCCTCAACGTCAGCAAGAACCCGACCGCTACCTTCGAATCCACCGAAGTGAAGGCCAACGGCGACAGCGCCGACATCACCGGCAACCTGACCCTGAACGGCGTGACCAAGCCGGTCACCATCAAGGCCAAGCTGATCGGCCAGGGCGATGACCCGTGGGGCGGCTACCGTGCCGGCTTCGAAGGCAGCGCCACCCTGAAGCTGAAAGACTTCGGCATCAAGATGGACCTCGGCCCCGCATCCCAGGAAGTCGAGCTGCTGCTCTCCGTCGAAGGCATTCGCCAGTAA
- the mexR gene encoding MarR family transcriptional repressor MexR — MNYPVNPDLMPALMAVFQHVRTRIQSELDCQRLDLTPPDVHVLKLIDEQRGLNLQDLGRQMCRDKALITRKIRELEGRNLVRRERNPSDQRSFQLFLTDEGLAIHQHAEAIMSRVHDELFAPLTPEEQATLVHLLDQCLAAQPLEDI, encoded by the coding sequence ATGAACTACCCCGTGAATCCCGACCTGATGCCCGCGCTGATGGCGGTCTTCCAGCATGTGCGGACGCGCATCCAGAGCGAGCTCGATTGCCAGCGACTCGACCTGACCCCGCCCGACGTCCATGTATTGAAGCTTATCGACGAACAACGCGGGCTGAACCTGCAGGACCTGGGACGCCAGATGTGCCGCGACAAGGCACTGATCACCCGGAAGATCCGCGAGCTGGAGGGAAGAAACCTGGTCCGCCGCGAGCGCAACCCCAGCGACCAGCGCAGCTTCCAGCTCTTCCTCACCGACGAGGGGCTGGCCATCCACCAGCATGCGGAGGCCATCATGTCACGCGTGCATGACGAGTTGTTTGCCCCGCTCACCCCGGAGGAACAAGCCACCCTGGTGCATCTCCTCGACCAATGCCTGGCCGCGCAACCGCTTGAGGATATTTAA
- the mexA gene encoding multidrug efflux RND transporter periplasmic adaptor subunit MexA codes for MQRTPAMRVLVPALLVAISALSGCGKSEAPPPAQTPEVGIVTLEAQTVTLNTELPGRTNAFRIAEVRPQVNGIILKRLFKEGSDVKAGQQLYQIDPATYEADYQSAQANLASTQEQAQRYKLLVADQAVSKQQYADANAAYLQSKAAVEQARINLRYTKVLSPISGRIGRSAVTEGALVTNGQANAMATVQQLDPIYVDVTQPSTALLRLRRELASGQLERAGDNAAKVSLKLEDGSQYPLEGRLEFSEVSVDEGTGSVTIRAVFPNPNNELLPGMFVHAQLQEGVKQKAILAPQQGVTRDLKGQATALVVNAQNKVELRVIKADRVIGDKWLVTEGLNAGDKIITEGLQFVQPGVEVKTVPAKNVASAQKADAAPAKTDSKG; via the coding sequence ATGCAACGAACGCCAGCCATGCGTGTACTGGTTCCGGCCCTGCTGGTCGCGATTTCGGCCCTTTCCGGGTGCGGAAAAAGCGAGGCGCCGCCGCCGGCGCAAACGCCGGAGGTCGGGATCGTGACCCTGGAAGCGCAGACGGTGACCCTGAATACCGAGCTGCCGGGCCGGACCAATGCGTTCCGCATCGCCGAGGTGCGTCCCCAGGTGAACGGCATCATCCTCAAGCGCCTGTTCAAGGAAGGCAGCGACGTCAAGGCCGGGCAGCAGCTCTACCAGATCGACCCCGCCACCTACGAGGCCGACTACCAAAGCGCCCAGGCCAACCTGGCCTCGACCCAGGAGCAGGCCCAGCGCTACAAGCTGCTGGTCGCCGACCAGGCCGTGAGCAAGCAGCAGTACGCCGACGCCAATGCCGCCTACCTGCAGTCCAAGGCGGCGGTGGAGCAGGCGCGGATCAACCTGCGCTACACCAAGGTGCTGTCGCCGATCTCCGGCCGCATCGGCCGTTCCGCGGTGACCGAAGGCGCCCTGGTGACCAACGGCCAGGCCAACGCGATGGCCACCGTGCAACAGCTCGACCCGATCTACGTCGACGTCACCCAGCCGTCCACCGCCCTGCTGCGCCTGCGCCGCGAACTGGCCAGCGGCCAGTTGGAGCGCGCCGGCGACAACGCGGCGAAGGTCTCCCTGAAGCTGGAGGACGGTAGCCAATACCCGCTGGAAGGCCGCCTCGAATTCTCCGAGGTTTCCGTCGACGAAGGCACCGGCTCGGTCACCATCCGCGCCGTGTTCCCCAACCCGAACAACGAGCTGCTGCCCGGCATGTTCGTTCACGCGCAGTTGCAGGAAGGCGTCAAGCAGAAGGCCATCCTCGCTCCGCAGCAAGGCGTGACCCGCGACCTCAAGGGCCAGGCTACCGCGCTGGTGGTGAACGCGCAGAACAAGGTCGAGCTGCGGGTGATCAAGGCCGACCGGGTGATCGGCGACAAGTGGCTGGTCACCGAAGGCCTGAACGCCGGCGACAAGATCATTACCGAAGGCCTGCAGTTCGTGCAGCCGGGTGTCGAGGTGAAGACCGTGCCGGCGAAGAATGTCGCGTCCGCGCAGAAGGCCGACGCCGCTCCGGCGAAAACCGACAGCAAGGGCTGA
- the mexB gene encoding multidrug efflux RND transporter permease subunit MexB, giving the protein MSKFFIDRPIFAWVIALVIMLAGGLSILSLPVNQYPAIAPPAIAVQVSYPGASAETVQDTVVQVIEQQMNGIDNLRYISSESNSDGSMTITVTFEQGTDPDIAQVQVQNKLQLATPLLPQEVQRQGIRVTKAVKNFLMVVGVVSTDGSMTKEDLSNYIVSNIQDPLSRTKGVGDFQVFGSQYSMRIWLDPAKLNSYQLTPGDVSSAIQAQNVQISSGQLGGLPAVKGQQLNATIIGKTRLQTAEQFENILLKVNPDGSQVRLKDVADVGLGGQDYSINAQFNGSPASGIAIKLATGANALDTAKAIRQTIANLEPFMPQGMKVVYPYDTTPVVSASIHEVVKTLGEAILLVFLVMYLFLQNFRATLIPTIAVPVVLLGTFGVLAAFGFSINTLTMFGMVLAIGLLVDDAIVVVENVERVMAEEGLSPREAARKSMGQIQGALVGIAMVLSAVFLPMAFFGGSTGVIYRQFSITIVSAMALSVIVALILTPALCATMLKPIEKGDHGEHKGGFFGWFNRMFLSTTHGYERGVASILKHRAPYLLIYVVIVAGMIWMFTRIPTAFLPDEDQGVLFAQVQTPPGSSAERTQVVVDSMREYLLEKESSSVSSVFTVTGFNFAGRGQSSGMAFIMLKPWEERPGGENSVFELAKRAQMHFFSFKDAMVFAFAPPSVLELGNATGFDLFLQDQAGVGHEVLLQARNKFLMLAAQNPALQRVRPNGMSDEPQYKLEIDDEKASALGVSLADINSTVSIAWGSSYVNDFIDRGRVKRVYLQGRPDARMNPDDLSKWYVRNDKGEMVPFNAFATGKWEYGSPKLERYNGVPAMEILGEPAPGLSSGDAMAAVEEIVKQLPKGVGYSWTGLSYEERLSGSQAPALYALSLLVVFLCLAALYESWSIPFSVMLVVPLGVIGALLATSMRGLSNDVFFQVGLLTTIGLSAKNAILIVEFAKELHEQGKGIVEAAIEACRMRLRPIVMTSLAFILGVVPLAISTGAGSGSQHAIGTGVIGGMVTATVLAIFWVPLFYVAVSTLFKDEASKQQASVEKGQ; this is encoded by the coding sequence ATGTCGAAGTTTTTCATTGATAGGCCCATTTTCGCGTGGGTGATCGCCTTGGTGATCATGCTCGCGGGCGGCCTGTCGATCCTCAGTCTGCCGGTCAACCAGTACCCGGCCATCGCCCCGCCGGCCATCGCCGTGCAGGTGAGCTACCCGGGCGCCTCGGCCGAGACGGTGCAGGACACCGTGGTCCAGGTGATCGAGCAGCAGATGAACGGGATCGACAATCTGCGCTACATCTCCTCGGAGAGTAACTCCGACGGCAGCATGACCATCACCGTGACCTTCGAACAGGGCACCGACCCCGACATCGCCCAGGTCCAGGTGCAGAACAAGCTGCAACTGGCCACCCCGCTACTGCCGCAGGAAGTGCAGCGCCAGGGGATCCGGGTGACCAAGGCGGTGAAGAACTTCCTCATGGTGGTCGGTGTGGTTTCCACCGACGGCAGCATGACCAAGGAAGACCTGTCGAACTACATCGTTTCCAACATCCAGGACCCGCTCTCGCGGACCAAGGGCGTCGGTGACTTCCAGGTGTTCGGCTCGCAGTACTCGATGCGCATCTGGCTCGACCCGGCCAAGCTGAACAGCTACCAGCTGACCCCCGGCGACGTGAGCAGCGCGATCCAGGCGCAGAACGTGCAGATTTCCTCCGGCCAGCTCGGCGGCTTGCCGGCGGTCAAGGGCCAGCAGCTCAACGCCACCATCATCGGCAAGACCCGCCTGCAGACCGCGGAGCAATTCGAGAACATCCTGCTCAAGGTCAATCCCGACGGTTCCCAGGTGCGCCTGAAGGACGTCGCCGATGTAGGCCTGGGCGGCCAGGACTACAGCATCAACGCGCAGTTCAACGGCAGCCCGGCGTCCGGTATCGCGATCAAGCTGGCCACCGGCGCCAACGCGCTGGATACCGCCAAGGCGATCCGCCAGACCATCGCCAACCTGGAACCGTTCATGCCGCAGGGCATGAAGGTGGTCTACCCGTACGACACCACCCCGGTGGTCTCGGCCTCGATCCATGAGGTAGTGAAGACCCTCGGCGAGGCGATCCTCCTCGTGTTCCTGGTGATGTACCTGTTCCTGCAGAACTTCCGCGCCACGCTGATCCCGACCATCGCCGTACCGGTGGTGCTGCTGGGGACCTTCGGCGTGCTCGCCGCGTTCGGCTTCTCGATCAACACCCTGACCATGTTCGGCATGGTGCTGGCCATCGGCTTGCTGGTGGACGACGCCATCGTGGTGGTGGAGAACGTCGAGCGGGTGATGGCCGAGGAAGGCCTGTCGCCAAGGGAGGCGGCGCGCAAGTCCATGGGCCAGATCCAGGGCGCGCTGGTCGGTATCGCCATGGTGCTCTCGGCGGTATTCCTACCGATGGCGTTCTTCGGCGGCTCCACCGGGGTGATCTACCGGCAGTTCTCCATCACCATCGTGTCGGCCATGGCCCTCTCGGTGATCGTGGCGCTGATCCTCACCCCGGCGCTCTGCGCGACCATGCTCAAGCCGATCGAGAAAGGCGACCATGGCGAGCACAAGGGCGGCTTCTTCGGCTGGTTCAACCGGATGTTCCTTTCCACCACCCACGGCTACGAGCGGGGCGTGGCGTCGATCCTCAAGCATCGCGCGCCGTACCTGCTGATCTACGTGGTGATCGTGGCCGGGATGATCTGGATGTTCACCCGCATTCCCACCGCGTTCCTTCCCGACGAGGACCAGGGCGTACTGTTCGCCCAGGTACAGACCCCGCCGGGCTCCAGTGCCGAGCGTACCCAGGTGGTGGTGGACTCGATGCGCGAATACCTGCTGGAGAAGGAAAGCTCTTCGGTCAGCTCGGTGTTCACCGTGACCGGCTTCAACTTCGCCGGCCGCGGCCAGAGTTCGGGCATGGCGTTCATCATGCTCAAGCCCTGGGAAGAGCGTCCCGGTGGCGAGAACAGCGTGTTCGAACTGGCCAAGCGCGCGCAGATGCACTTCTTCAGCTTCAAGGACGCGATGGTGTTCGCCTTCGCGCCGCCGTCGGTTCTGGAACTGGGTAACGCCACCGGCTTCGACCTGTTCCTCCAGGACCAGGCGGGTGTCGGCCACGAAGTCCTGCTCCAGGCGCGCAACAAGTTCCTCATGCTCGCCGCGCAGAACCCGGCGCTGCAACGCGTGCGCCCCAACGGCATGAGCGACGAACCGCAGTACAAGCTGGAGATCGACGACGAGAAGGCCAGCGCCCTCGGCGTGTCCCTTGCCGACATCAACAGCACCGTGTCCATCGCCTGGGGTTCGAGCTACGTCAACGACTTCATCGACCGTGGCCGGGTCAAGCGGGTCTACCTGCAGGGCAGGCCGGACGCGCGGATGAACCCGGACGACCTGAGCAAGTGGTACGTGCGCAACGACAAGGGCGAGATGGTGCCGTTCAACGCCTTCGCCACCGGCAAGTGGGAATACGGTTCGCCGAAGCTGGAGCGCTACAATGGCGTGCCGGCGATGGAGATCCTCGGCGAGCCGGCGCCCGGCCTGAGTTCCGGTGACGCCATGGCGGCGGTCGAGGAGATCGTCAAGCAATTGCCGAAAGGCGTTGGCTACTCCTGGACCGGCCTGTCCTACGAGGAGCGCTTGTCCGGCTCGCAGGCGCCGGCGCTGTATGCGCTGTCGCTGCTGGTGGTGTTCCTCTGCCTGGCGGCCCTGTACGAAAGCTGGTCGATTCCGTTCTCGGTGATGCTGGTGGTGCCGTTGGGCGTGATCGGCGCGCTGCTGGCGACGTCCATGCGCGGCCTGTCCAACGACGTGTTCTTCCAGGTGGGCCTGTTGACGACCATCGGCCTGTCGGCGAAGAACGCCATTCTCATCGTGGAGTTCGCCAAGGAGCTGCACGAGCAGGGCAAGGGCATCGTCGAGGCGGCCATCGAAGCCTGCCGCATGCGTCTGCGGCCGATCGTGATGACCTCCCTGGCGTTCATCCTCGGCGTGGTCCCGCTGGCGATCTCCACCGGCGCCGGCTCGGGCAGCCAGCATGCGATCGGTACCGGCGTGATCGGCGGCATGGTCACTGCGACCGTCCTGGCGATCTTCTGGGTACCGCTGTTCTACGTGGCGGTCAGCACGCTGTTCAAGGACGAGGCGTCCAAGCAGCAAGCGTCCGTCGAAAAGGGGCAATGA
- the oprM gene encoding multidrug efflux RND transporter outer membrane channel subunit OprM, which produces MKRSFLSLAVAAVVLSGCSLIPDYQRPEAPVAAAYPQGQAYGQNTGAAAVPAADIGWREFFRDPQLQQLIGVALENNRDLRVAALNVEAFRAQYRIQRADLFPRIGVDGSGTRQRLPGDLSTTGSPAISSQYGVTLGTTAWELDLFGRLRSLRDQALEQYLATEQAQRSAQTTLVASVATAYLTLKADQAQLQLTKDTLGTYQKSFDLTQRSYDVGVASALDLRQAQTAVEGARATLAQYTRLVAQDQNALVLLLGSGIPANLPQGLGLDQTLLTEVPAGLPSDLLQRRPDILEAEHQLMAANASIGAARAAFFPSISLTANAGTMSRQLSGLFDAGSGSWLFQPSINLPIFTAGSLRASLDYAKIQKDINVAQYEKAIQTAFQEVADGLAARGTFTEQLQAQRDLVKASDEYYQLADKRYRTGVDNYLTLLDAQRSLFTAQQQLITDRLNQLTSEVNLYKALGGGWNQQTVTQQQTAKKEDPQA; this is translated from the coding sequence ATGAAACGGTCCTTCCTTTCCCTGGCGGTAGCCGCTGTCGTTCTGTCCGGCTGCTCGCTGATCCCCGACTACCAGCGCCCCGAGGCGCCGGTAGCCGCGGCCTACCCGCAAGGGCAGGCCTACGGGCAGAACACCGGCGCGGCGGCCGTTCCGGCCGCCGACATCGGCTGGCGCGAGTTCTTCCGCGACCCGCAGTTGCAGCAACTGATCGGCGTGGCGCTGGAAAACAACCGCGACCTGCGGGTCGCCGCGCTGAACGTCGAGGCCTTCCGGGCGCAGTACCGCATCCAGCGGGCCGACCTGTTCCCGCGGATCGGCGTGGACGGTAGCGGCACCCGCCAGCGTTTGCCGGGCGACCTGTCGACCACCGGCAGTCCGGCGATTTCCAGCCAGTACGGGGTGACCCTGGGCACTACCGCCTGGGAACTCGATCTCTTCGGCCGCCTGCGCAGCCTGCGCGACCAGGCCCTGGAGCAGTACCTGGCGACCGAACAGGCGCAGCGCAGCGCGCAGACCACCCTGGTGGCCAGCGTGGCGACCGCCTACCTGACGCTGAAGGCCGACCAGGCGCAGTTGCAGCTGACCAAGGACACCCTGGGCACCTACCAGAAGAGTTTCGACCTGACCCAGCGCAGCTACGACGTCGGCGTCGCCTCCGCGCTCGACCTGCGCCAGGCGCAGACCGCCGTGGAAGGCGCCCGCGCGACCCTGGCGCAGTACACCCGCCTGGTAGCCCAGGACCAGAATGCGCTGGTCCTGCTGCTGGGCTCCGGGATCCCGGCGAACCTGCCGCAAGGCCTGGGCCTGGACCAGACCCTGCTGACCGAAGTGCCGGCGGGTCTGCCGTCGGACCTGCTGCAACGGCGCCCGGACATCCTCGAGGCCGAGCACCAGCTCATGGCTGCCAACGCCAGCATCGGCGCCGCGCGCGCGGCGTTCTTCCCGAGCATCAGCCTGACCGCCAACGCCGGCACCATGAGCCGCCAACTGTCCGGCCTGTTCGACGCCGGTTCGGGTTCCTGGTTGTTCCAGCCGTCGATCAACCTGCCGATCTTCACCGCCGGCAGCCTGCGTGCCAGCCTGGACTACGCGAAGATCCAGAAGGACATCAACGTCGCGCAGTACGAGAAGGCGATCCAGACGGCGTTCCAGGAAGTCGCCGACGGCCTGGCCGCGCGCGGTACCTTCACCGAGCAGTTGCAGGCGCAGCGCGATCTGGTCAAGGCCAGCGACGAGTACTACCAGCTCGCCGACAAGCGTTATCGCACGGGGGTGGACAACTACCTGACCCTGCTCGACGCGCAACGCTCGCTGTTCACCGCGCAGCAGCAACTGATCACCGACCGCCTCAATCAGCTGACCAGCGAGGTCAACCTGTACAAGGCCCTCGGCGGCGGCTGGAACCAGCAGACCGTGACCCAGCAGCAGACCGCGAAGAAGGAAGATCCCCAGGCTTGA